Proteins encoded by one window of Shewanella avicenniae:
- a CDS encoding DUF3859 domain-containing protein, translating to MSKLKPDVTILQSGIFSQWDEDSKELPKFLQATVHIPAELDIEFGFVARIRKAKNQLMRYCIYHPDITNDDGEVLAPFDGEVFIESNDWKFFLGDTIWAPLANKVGRWRMTLEIRGQVVAEQSFKVHYRDEEEQIGNFWKRRGF from the coding sequence GTGTCAAAACTCAAACCTGACGTGACCATATTACAATCCGGCATTTTTAGTCAGTGGGATGAAGACAGCAAAGAGCTGCCCAAATTCCTGCAAGCCACCGTGCACATCCCCGCCGAGTTAGATATTGAGTTTGGTTTTGTTGCCCGTATTCGCAAAGCCAAAAATCAGTTGATGCGCTACTGCATCTACCATCCAGATATCACCAATGACGACGGTGAGGTGTTGGCTCCCTTTGATGGTGAAGTGTTTATTGAATCCAACGATTGGAAGTTCTTTCTCGGCGATACCATTTGGGCACCACTCGCCAATAAAGTCGGCCGCTGGCGCATGACGCTAGAAATTCGCGGCCAAGTCGTCGCCGAGCAAAGTTTTAAAGTGCACTACCGTGATGAAGAAGAACAGATCGGTAACTTTTGGAAACGAAGAGGGTTTTAG
- a CDS encoding MerR family transcriptional regulator → MYSIGEVSNMFQLTVPTLRYYDQQGLFPNLKRSESGVRSFCQNDLESIRVIEYLKKAGMSLKDIRTFIDWCHEGDDTLIERRNMFVDKLAVVQAEIAELNRVQDLLKFKAWYYTQAVAENTEARMKHIQPQDMPEEIRKAYENSHAELECPQAHVKN, encoded by the coding sequence ATGTATTCCATTGGTGAAGTGTCAAACATGTTTCAACTGACGGTGCCGACACTGCGGTACTACGATCAGCAAGGCTTGTTTCCCAATCTCAAACGCAGCGAATCCGGCGTGCGTTCGTTTTGCCAAAACGATCTTGAAAGCATTCGCGTTATCGAATACCTGAAAAAAGCGGGTATGTCTTTGAAAGACATTCGCACCTTTATCGACTGGTGCCATGAGGGAGATGACACGCTGATTGAACGGCGCAATATGTTTGTTGATAAATTAGCTGTGGTTCAGGCCGAGATAGCCGAACTCAACCGTGTGCAAGACTTACTCAAATTTAAAGCCTGGTATTACACCCAAGCGGTGGCAGAAAACACTGAAGCGCGCATGAAGCATATTCAACCGCAAGATATGCCAGAAGAGATTAGAAAGGCGTATGAAAACTCACATGCTGAGTTGGAGTGCCCACAAGCTCACGTTAAAAATTAA